Part of the Nothobranchius furzeri strain GRZ-AD chromosome 2, NfurGRZ-RIMD1, whole genome shotgun sequence genome, GCACTAGAGAAATCTTATGCAGGCTTAGCATCAGAGCTGTGACAGAAAAAAAGGACAAGGATGGCGATGGCTTGAGGTTTGTTTTGAAACGGCGTATGCATCAACCTAAGACGCGTTAGACCAGgactttctttgagacatgagcagatggaggtactttAGTGTTTTAAAGATGATGTATTAGCTTCTTGTACAGAGTATGATGGGAGTGCATCGTTGACTTGATTTCTGTAGCAGCGAATACTAACAATTGTCATTGCTTCTAATGGTTTTGTCCAGTTGTGCAGTTTGAAAGAACCAGTAATTCCATCTTAATGACTGGCTGGTTTCAGTGGGTTGTAGCTAACTATACTTCTTCATATTTAGGACGGTTTATCAAGCTAACTAGTTCTGTTGGAGTGATGTCTTGATTCTAATTCCCAGCACCAAGTCTGTTTCAATAGCTCTTAATATTGCAAAACAGCATTTTGTTGTTCAGGGCATCTTTGTATTGATATTGAAATTGTTTAAATATTCAGGTTATAAAAGCAAAATCTGAAGGAATCGGAGGCTGTAAATGGTGCAAACTGTTTCACAGAATTTTTAAAATTCTTATTTTTTCATGTGAAGTGAAATCGTCTGATTCTACACCGCCTGTAGCCCAGAGACCCGCTTCCAAAACTCCCAAGGTGATGTGTGCACAAACATGTCGGCTCTAGCGCTGACTCTTGTTTAGCAAAGGCTGGGTTTGATGTGAAATGGGTTTCCTTTACTTTCAGGGAGGACGAGGGGCCAAAGGGGACAGCGTGTTAGCTGGCAGCAGCAGCACAGGAACTCTGACGTAACACAACATAATAATCCTGTGAGATGGTGGATGATGGAAGGTCTTGACTTGTGTTTAATTACTCTGCAGATCTTCCTCAACGACCATCAAGAGGACTCGGAGCCGACTGACAAACCGTAAAACTCAGGAGCAGATGAACCTGAGAAAACCTAAACTAAGGCGAGTCTGCTGACGGGTGTCCTGTAGGTGGTGCCGGCCCGACTAAAGTGAGACTTGTTACAGGTCCGTTGTGTCTGCTGGGGAGCTGCCCTGTTCCATGGCAGGATCTGCTGCACACGTCACCGTGACGACGGCTCAGGGGCAGGTACGTCATGTTTACGCTCTGGAAATGAGCTTAGGTTTCCACCCCGGGGCCCCTCAACACAGCATGAGTGCTGGTGAGTCTGCATTTCTAATGGAGGAAGTTTCTAGAAGGAGTCCACTTTCTTTTCCAGATGCTCAGCTTTTCTGAAGACTCCAAGGATGACATCAACCTGGACCTACTGGATGATGTTGCCTGGTGTCAGATTCAGAAGCTCTCGGTAACTGACCCACTCGTCCCTCAGCGTTCTCTGATGGGAAACCCGTTGGCTTGTGTGATTATTTTAACTTTGATTTTGGATTTCCAGAAACTGATGGAGTGTTTGTCACGACAGAGTCGCTGCCATCGTTGAATTTattaatgattttattttttgtcatgtAATATCAAATAAAGCTCAAATTAAATATGTAGAATTGTTTGTAATTTTAACAATTGCAGGAAAGAGAACCCCTTCTAAACTTGCGAATCTAAAGCACTTCCTAGAGAGCCATGTTGGGTGGAAATGTAAATGCACAGCAAGCAGGAATTCATGATTTCAATCGACTTTATAGAGAAACAGAAGTTATCAAACGGTacattgtgattttaaaaatcaCATCAACACAAACTCTGAGAACAGAAGAACCCAGCACTTCAGTACTGTGGAGCATTTAGTGAAGCTCTGAATCTAAATTTGTTGAGGACGGTAAACAGAGCAACTCAGTCTCCACCTCCATGGGTTCTTCCCTGGGGGTCTGAGTGGAGGCGGGGCTTGATGATGATGGATGAGAGCTGCTGCCTGCAGATGAAACCATCCGAGGGTAAAAAGGACCCACCAGCCAGTTGAGCGGCGTGTTGTTGACCAGGTaatccatgacatggtccagggaGTCCTTCATCCTTCCCAGCTGGACTCTGCTGCTGGATAGCACGCTGTCGGGCAGGTCTCCCAGCACCTTCGCTTTGCTGAAACTGAAGTACACCTGTGCTGCTGAGTGGCTGAAGGACAGCGCCTCCTGCTGGATGTGGTTGGGAAGTCCCTGCAGGCCAGAGACCAGGACCAGGCAGGTGGTCTGGAGCTGCTGAGTGAGGGAGCGGGCCAGGTTTAAGGTACGAGACTCGATCACCTAGGAGATGGAACACACATTCAATAACTCCCTAAATGGTCCAAAATAAGCCCATGAGTGGAGAAAGTGGTGTTTGAGATGTCTGAAATGTTGGAGGGAAAGCTCATCTGGATGTCCAGACTGTTCTTTCCTAGTAGCAACAATTGAATTGGCTCTGTGTGTATAATCACCTCTGCTGGGTGACCGTTCTGCTCAGTTGGACTACCAGACTTCCATGTCACCATCTGTTTGGCACTGTGGATGTTCTTGCCATATTGGATCTAGAGAAAACGGCATCCATGGTTATTCACGTGCTTGGGCGAAGCACTAGCTTCACAAGTCAGGAGCGTAGCACACGCACCACATCCATGGTGGAGTTGAGCTCAGAAATGATCCCCATGCTGCGCTGCTTGCCGTCCCGTATCCTGGCCACGGCTCTGGCGTAGGCTCTTCTGCGGAGCTTTGTGGAGAGGCAGCCCAGGCGGACGTAGATGCTCGGCTCCTCTTCAGAGCCCTTCACAGGTTTGGCCTCCAGCTCTGTCACAAGGAACAGAAACATGGCCTTTTGAGATGGAGACATGCATGCTTAAAGTGCCTTCTGTTGGAAATGGATATGCTTAATTTGAGGGTCTGTTTCTAGAAACTGTGGGAAGATCTTTTTGAAGCGGCTTCCTTCTGGAGAAAATTAGCTGCAGGCTTGAAAGCCTGAAGTAGTTATTCAAATTCCATTCAAttcaaaaaaaactttattaatcccagagggaaattaggagTCTTGTTGTTCTTGTGTACTGATTCATCTTCATGAATAAACTTCTGTTCTCTACCGCTCGGTCTGAACTAGTCTCTGTGTGCCTGGGAGGGTTTTAATATCAAGCGGCTAATGCAAGCTGACATTCTGAAAATCCATAATCTGATCGTGCTTGCCGAGAACCAAATCTCAGCTCCCTGTTGCACTGTAAGAAATGAAATGTGGAGTTAACTTAAACTTGTGTCAACTGGTTCCAATAAACCTTGTTGCTCAGAACGTCACTAACTGCAGTGGATTATTTAGAACACGGCGATGGCGTTTTTTTACTATAGACTTAAAATCGTGTGAGGGGATCAGTAAACGGTGTGAGGTAACTTGTATTATCCACAGAAACAACTCTGCTGGAAATGTTGGAGTAGCTGGACATTCGGGCGTtcctgtcagactctgaaccagg contains:
- the plin2 gene encoding perilipin-2 isoform X1, whose protein sequence is MAAAEIMSHQVSSSVVERVSSLPLLSSTYSMVFSVYSNTKDNHPYIKSMCEAAEQGVRTITSVAFTTASPIIGRLEPQIAIANNLACKGLDKIEKTLPILHQPSEQIVFSAKGVVTNAKDVVTEKVSGAKGTVSVTLSSVVEKTRGVVQDGMERTRAVLSGSVNTVLESRVVQLVSSGVDTALSTSESLVEHYLPLREEEEELEAKPVKGSEEEPSIYVRLGCLSTKLRRRAYARAVARIRDGKQRSMGIISELNSTMDVIQYGKNIHSAKQMVTWKSGSPTEQNGHPAEVIESRTLNLARSLTQQLQTTCLVLVSGLQGLPNHIQQEALSFSHSAAQVYFSFSKAKVLGDLPDSVLSSSRVQLGRMKDSLDHVMDYLVNNTPLNWLVGPFYPRMVSSAGSSSHPSSSSPASTQTPREEPMEVETELLCLPSSTNLDSELH
- the plin2 gene encoding perilipin-2 isoform X2; the protein is MAAAEIMSHQSVVERVSSLPLLSSTYSMVFSVYSNTKDNHPYIKSMCEAAEQGVRTITSVAFTTASPIIGRLEPQIAIANNLACKGLDKIEKTLPILHQPSEQIVFSAKGVVTNAKDVVTEKVSGAKGTVSVTLSSVVEKTRGVVQDGMERTRAVLSGSVNTVLESRVVQLVSSGVDTALSTSESLVEHYLPLREEEEELEAKPVKGSEEEPSIYVRLGCLSTKLRRRAYARAVARIRDGKQRSMGIISELNSTMDVIQYGKNIHSAKQMVTWKSGSPTEQNGHPAEVIESRTLNLARSLTQQLQTTCLVLVSGLQGLPNHIQQEALSFSHSAAQVYFSFSKAKVLGDLPDSVLSSSRVQLGRMKDSLDHVMDYLVNNTPLNWLVGPFYPRMVSSAGSSSHPSSSSPASTQTPREEPMEVETELLCLPSSTNLDSELH
- the LOC129165150 gene encoding borealin-2-like, which produces MSARREKTATNQQDKEQQSQERRRRRMALFIQQFEKDAQERMRYLEAKLESMLATVDKIFKVELMKMPPSLQNTLMGDLICEEEASASEVSIAIRNESREMDQPFRLITSKRLKSSDSTPPVAQRPASKTPKGGRGAKGDSVLAGSSSTGTLTSSSTTIKRTRSRLTNRKTQEQMNLRKPKLRSVVSAGELPCSMAGSAAHVTVTTAQGQMLSFSEDSKDDINLDLLDDVAWCQIQKLSKLMECLSRQSRCHR